The genomic DNA AAATATTCAAACAGTGGAGCCGGGTGTATATGCTTACCAAACAACTGCCAATGGTAATAAAAACCCTTTATTTTTTGAGAAAAATTAAACATCATGAATTATTGTATATCTTAAATTACTCTGGCATGCAGAAACTGGTGAAAATGAAACTGTTGACGAAGAGACAGTGAACTTGGCAGAATCTACACAAAAGGTCCAGGAAGAAGTGCTGGAAAAAGACCTCCCACAACTCGATACGGacgttgaagttgaaaaggaaATGGAACCTGAATGCCCTTAGGTAACTGCTGAAGAACTGCATTCAGTTGAGTTGGTTTTGAGCGTAGGGCCAACATTGGAAGAAGATAAAGGGAAAAAACAAACTAGGGGGAGAAAAAACACAAAGCCAAAGCAAGTTCCAAAACAAGTCATACCAAAAGGTTTAAACGAACTGCTTTACAAGACAATAGAACAAGCAAGAATAAGAGGTGAAAAAAGATGTGCAGAACTTGGAGACAAATTTTGCTCACCTTACTGCAATAGAGTGGTGAACATGCATGAAGCACTCTTGACCCAAGAATTGAGTGTGATCCGCTTCACATTTGCTACCTTTGCAGACTTGCAGTAAGTATCAAAAAAATATATCAAACAAACAagaatataataaaaatatacacaaaacAACAACTAATTATTTGTTTTTATGACTGGCAGAGAAGAGTTTTACCGATCAAAAACTGAGGTTGCAACAttcaatgtcacaccctggctttgcggaagcgtggttaatttggtgtgacttcttaataccatagcttaatcataaccaagctatatgaattaaaaacatgcaagatcatccattaagtttttaaaaaaaccaaatacaataccataacattgttcaacaagcaaacaaaacataaatatggtttaaagactgtgacttgtccaggaaagagtcacattccctaaaccccggatgacctcggaaactagtgcagcgggaagacgtgccataccgtgccagatcttttaattccctgaaatacatgtaagttgaaaaatcaacaataatgttgagcgagttcatgtgtaagtgagtaaataaacctttgtatttatcaaaatcctggtaggtagcaaataaggaaaaagagatcaccaacggtttgcaaggccattgatatgtgtcaagtgcaagtaggaagactcaacccttgcgattttgcgtcggggcacaaagtcaccccgaggtccgttatgctggacctggggttgggctcgctacacccagatagatctaccgcttacgtccctcggtcctacaatgaggattaatggcctccatttcccgcctacccactcacatgatctaagtagtaaccctccttacgctaaccataccatgtaaaaagtactcataatcatagtaacatgtatttcacccccgcagtttagaaaactgaaaacagttaagagaaaagggggacatgaactcactgtcggtgcgtctctaccaagtactccaaatcagtcagctgtgcaacgacctacatgtgctaattctattagtcggacggccgtgccttagctttatagtttaagtttttgggaaatagttagacaactatttcgggtttacttttcgtatgtacttggtagttaatctccttcccaaggatgggggatttaatacatgtgcgttcgaattatatcattaagtctcacttaatatatttttatttctaattccaaaatataaatatttttctcaaaaatattatatttccatttcacataattttccccaaaaataatacgtcgataaaatacgcgttcatgaatatttccgtataatgcgtaagttacgttttatcattcgtgtggtaatagtaattaccggtgtaacttatataatcatcgtagaggcgttcgtattattttggatctgttaacgttcgtaaatattatttttactctaaaaataatatttatgtattttcacaaaataatcacaaacagcgtggtgaaaatatatttactaaacatatatttatcacgtttagttttgtgaaaatcccacctccgaatatttgtaaataaagtcatggcgaaatatattttgaaaacatgtcaaaaataattctaacgcTTGTAGTgtaaatatttctaagtgttaggtttttagaaaaatttcgccagagtttcctctgtaactggaggtgaccacgctttcaagcgtatcattttcttttacaaaatcaatttcaacaacctctttaatcaatcaaacaatttccgacacatcaaactagtcgacaagtatgtaaatcgcataatcgcatgaacttgtattttttccgaaaactatagtgtaaatcccattatattttgtggatctttatataaagtagatcgatctcgtaaaaacctcgtttttaaagtaaatccatctttacaacttctcgtcatcttttacaaggtttgttattttgtcgaacctttcatttcacaagtgtttacacacttgtggtttataaaaatcatacttgttagtgtaagatcaatcttttagaaaacatgatttctttgatatgtggttctttgaaaataccatttgtacatacgtagatccgctagtttcaaacactattttacaagtaaaaatacttttacacaagttcatgtttctcgtgtggtagagtttcaccttttaacccttgtctcattcaaaacaagcttatgtcatgatccatgatcttaaccaaaccgggttaaatggtgatccgagctaccacaacgtagatcgggtctaGGTAACCACAAATTTcagttactacaacttttacacaacttatatgcttttaaccaacaatacttgtaattttagtagactttaatgcttcaaaatgcaagattccgagttttaatcatcatatatcttattaaccaccttagattagttcgagtacgagttttaagcattatacctctagctcgaggctagggaagaatctatgcgaaaaagaggtggataaaagctaggtaGAGAGGTCCTTCATCTTCCGCctgctccaagactcctaatgcgtgacccgtaacacttgaACAACCTTGGAATGTggagatcaagagccgaaaatgggTGTAGAGGgggaggggtgttcggccgtgagctagagcaagggaaagagagagagttttgttCTTGTGGTTTTGTGTGAATGAACTCTTGTGCCATCCAAACTTACTTATAGACAAACTTAACATGTTTATCCAAAGGTTATGATGTCTTCAAGATATTAGGCACTAATATTATTTTAATCAAGCAAAGGACAAGGGTGTCCCCTCTAGTTTGGGGCCGGTTACAATGGGGGGGGGTACTAGTTCATTTCCAACTAGTTAGTTGGTGATTAGTTAAGTTAACTAGGTTAGATTTAGGGACTAACTTGGTTAGTCACATGTTGTgctttatagcgggtgttagggtgttcagggaccctaactggctcagaaaaagaccaataatgttaatgtcaaaattttcatgttccgggtatagtccggttgttcagttggatagtaatccgttaaagcgcttaataaagtttttaagtgtcgtaaataacatttttagtgacacaacttattcctggagacgcagttctacaacccttgtatccctacactcactatgggtgtagtaaaatatttctggctcatacaggccttagaggcagtatctgcctgatgctggctttatcagcatgttcaataggttatccgttcatggtgctactgtgcctttgtgcatcatgtttgtcactagagttcagtatgtaaataatgtagtgacagcaaatagagtatgatgcaggaatatacaagtatcagaaatcaagtagcagttcatcagtaatttcaagtaagcacagtaattaagcagcaattaattattaattaaatcgtacggatacctggtttagtgagggttatCACATTCTAAGCTGtgtttgaaagcttcttcagggAACAATACGTAGCATCGAACGGGATAGATGCATTTGTAGATATTCTAAACCTTGAAGAGAAGAAAAGGGATAGAAAATCATCACCACACAGATTCTTCTTGTTTTCCACAATGATGGTATGTTTTCATGTACATTTTGTCATTTGAAATTCTAAAAGGTAAATGCATACTAAATGATTTCGCAAACTATTTATATCTAAATCGCATGTATTATGGCAGAATTTTTGCTATTGAAACATTTTCATACTGTTTTTAATTTCGCATGTGTTGTATATACTATTCGCATGTGAAAAAAATCAAAAGTTTGCCTTTCTCTTTCTGTTGTAATTTCGCATTTGGTACATACACTATTCGCATTTGGTACattgttttcatggatttgactCTTGTTACATAACATACAGCCGGATAtcttttatgtcacaccccgatttccacgtgtctcaccggtgggcccggtgggggattaccgtgacgatgttggcaacaatatagtcaaaccacacaattatataatgcacagcggaagcttaagataaatatataaacttcaacctctggttgtaatatcaaatgtattacagaagttgaatatatccacagcggatcaaaaagtaataaatattgttcattcagatgcaacATCGaatttgcgagactatgtacgatgcttaggacgcctataccagcccattacgtatagtacctgcatctaatctttttggggaaaaatacgtcagtttacactggtaaatacattcaactgacacatttaaaaatgtttattaaaattgatttgaatgcacaaggcacaaactcttttataacttgggaaaattataataaaatcttgtgaacgttttacatgttcttttatgcgttcagtagcccgggtcgtgccgggttaaagatttatagacacaccacattgcgtaaatccgtagtataaaaaccaacggctacgtcttttaatttaatgtcgacactatataccgggtgtacgcctacaccgggatgtcgatggtcgtggccatttcgtaaaatgatgccaaggatatccgggacaacggtcattaaacccccccaaaggcttataagaaacaaaactgtttaaatgagccgatcatattatttaattaaccacctaagcgatggaagaatataatgctcaatcaagcggtattaatataccgtaacccaagcccatataggggaaataagttaaagtatttacctttgcaagtatatttccttaatttggattaaatcaccgatagcttttactggggctcctaatctggagcgaaggttttaattaacctcttagaatcctaacgagtcgttataatggccgtagcctagaccggttggttccgatatatatagatatggtttaatcgcgcgaaaaggcgaaaaccgagaacggagtgtgattctgacccaacaagttcagagacttgttttatatgggttaatggttcacactctggattttggggttcaaataatataatttgacccgtatcggctaatttatgaaaactagtttcataagccgaaccgtgcgcgcaataggcgaaacggttaaccatgagggTCGtatgcttatttcctaagtcaatatgccttaaatgggttgtggtatcagtaggataccttccgtgacgcccgtaacgagtttaagttgatattatgccccgtaggggcttttcggtcattttaaagacttttaaagagcttttcgagttctacaggaaatctgagtttcccgacagcttataaagcttaaaatactttatttattatttaaaatcagtagcaactggaatcgggtcaaaagaccttgtagaactcatgttttggccgaaaagggcatattcggtatttaccgaaccgtagccataaccgcaggttatgagcgaggtaaaaattattaaaaatctttaaaattcccaaaatattattttaatacagtgggtaaaagttttggtgacgaaatcttggtttagataggtgttatgctaattgcgccgttaattactaaagtttactttaaatgcgccatttagcataactctcattctagacctcggattgacgtgaaactttaaggacatgcttataatttaataagcaaggttctggtccgttcacgtgtccgaaatactcgttttaatttaaaaaggccgttacggtcaacttttaggcgaatgacggaaatgcgcaaaagactcggataactcatgaaccgatcacagaggtttataccaacatgtgacctggtcctaatagagtcctaaggtatatctatacctcactaaaacgggtcagaactgaagtcaaagcaaaagtcaaacttttgcgacattcggctccgaaccggttcaatatagcaaatggtcgattcaaacgagcgcaaacaagtttatatacttattatcatgttttatgagcgtctaaacaggtttcatagTATGTACGtcacagattatgcataaatcgctaaaatagttttctgttgactttttaaccgcacgtttgactcgatatttgacatagttagagtggtgatcagggggaacccttttaggggtttattaccctcattgataccaacttataaccacctttgattcgtcataagacagaaccatcatggatttaatttaaagtcaaaccgtatttacgacggtttgtttTCTAGCTATTTACTAAGCATAAACTAAATTATAAATGAtctaggcaacttacagaagttgagagctgattatagagcagagaagaggacttgagggctcttgcaatgaccagagatgtgtgtttttggtgttgtgaatgttatgtgcataatgtggctatttatagccaatgccaagcatctatgatcattacaaacacctacaacagtccagagatgatgggtaggtgtcccagagggctatgggtcgagtagggggcgcccatgcctcatttattggagattgatcgttcataatgctcaaaagtcaagaaaacaccaactttctgcatctgggcgtctcacgcgacccgcatgggagttcccatgcacttttacgcgggtcgcctgagtttaagaaatcagacgcgtaattgaggtggctcgcggcccgcctcaacttaagcttaaacttcacgcgggtcgcgagaggtttgtttttcagatttttaaaatcttttgtcatgattacgaaatcctggtaattaataacgaaatctttcgtaatgatttacctgacctttcgggtttgaaggggtaactttgcggtttggccctcggttatttaccgataggggcctcgtgttatttacccgcattattaagtccccggttagtttattaattatttggaaagccttaactttcactgttgacgcttttaacccttctcatacgaattcgagtagaactctctcgttttaagacggaacttcgcggaattttatacagtatattctagtgagcgtacaatactgttacgaagccttgggaacgttaaagggtcactcagaggtataattaaacatgttgacacagttaacccctgtagctcgtaatctctcactttcttccgcgtttcgcctccgtccgatctatgatttattcgtttgaatgtacaagcattatttagggttactatacagtatatttacccttgttgacatttataaccctcgaatttatatactttcaaggtttgtcaaaattagtcctttatttaatatcaatgccacgtgtaaacaactgacacgtgttaacacattattggacacaaaaattcgaggtgttacatcctcacccccttaaaataaatctcgacccgagatttactcaaataaataggggtacttttctttcattgtagcttcgacttcccacgtatattcaggacctctacgagcatcccatttgacctttacaatcggtacgtgctttcttcgaagtttcttcacctgtcgatcttcaatcgacaaaggtttttctatgaactttaagctctcatctatatgcacatctgtgtgtggaatcaccaatgattcatcggcgaagcactttttgagattgcagatgtggaacacattgtgaattccattgagctcttcaggcaagttcaatttataggcgactgacccgacccgttcaatgacctcaaaaggtcttatgtatctcgggctcagtttgcctttcttgccgaaacgcatcacccctttccagggtgacaccttaagtaataccttttcacccacttcgaagtgaaaatccttacgctttggatcagcgtagctcttctgcctatcgcgggcagccttgagacgttcccggatctggacaatcttgtccgttgtctggaaaacaatctctggtcctgataattggacctctcctacttccgcccaacaaacaggcgatctacatttcctaccgtataatgcctcgaaaggcgcagcctttatgctggtgtggtagctattattgtaggagaattcgatcaggggtaggttcttatcccagttaccacctaaatcgatcgcacatgcacgaagcatgtcttctagcgtttggatagtacgctcgctttgaccgtccgtctgtggatggtaagccgtactaaagttcaaacgcgtgcccaaagattgctggaaactcttccagaagtgtgatgtgtatctggtatccctgtcggagataatagacacaggtatgccgtgtaaggctacaatcttatccacataaagttgggctaacatatcggagctatacgtctccttgatgggtagaaaatgagctgatttagtcagcctatcaactatgacccatattgtatcgtttcctttcctggttctgggtaacttggttatgaagtccatagttacgcattcccacttccactcgggaagttcaggctgttgtagcaagccagacggcttttggtgctcggctttgacttgagcacaagtcaagcactttgctacatgggcggccacagactttttcaagcctatccactaatagtttgcctttaaatcttgatacatcttgtcagcaccaggatggactgagtatttggaactatgggcttcctggaggataacatctcgtagtcctccataaattggaacccatatacgtccgttcaatctaaggattccatccttgctaagagtcaactgctcctcagttactcccagcttttcattagggtaattagcttccaacacagcctctcgctgtgcagctaatatcctttcaattagattgttcttgacttcaatgctcttggcattgattcgaatgggttttatcctttcctttctgctcaaggcatcagcgactacattcgccttgccgggatggtacctgatctcgcaatcatagtcattcagggtctccatccaacggcgctgcctcatgttcaactctttctggttgaacaggtgctggaggcttttgtgatcagaataaatcacaaatttaataccataaaggtagtgcctccacaacttcagtgcaaatacaacggcacccaactccaaatcatgggtggtgtaattcttttcgtgcacttttaattgccttgaagcataggaaatcaccttgcccttctgcatgagcacacaccccatgcccgtgtgtgatgcatcgcagtaaactacgaattcatctgtaccttctggtaatgtcagcacaggtgcgttgcttagcttttgcttcagtatttcgaaggactcttgctgctttgggccccaaatgtacttttctttcttcttggtcaaggaagtcaagggcgcagcaatccttgaaaaattttcaataaacctccggtagtatcctgctaaccccaggaaactacgaatttcggtaggcgtctttggctcttgccagttcatgactgcctctaccttagcgggatccacttggataccacgctcactcacaacgtgccctaaaaactgaacctctcgtagccagaattcacatttcgagaatttggcgtagagtttctcacgctgtagtaattcgagaatgcaacggaggtgcttctcgtggtcagcttggttcttggaatatataaggatatcgtcgatgaagactatgacaaatttgtccaaatacggcttgcagacgcgattcatgagatccatgaacgcagccggtgcatttatgagcccaaaaggcatcactaggaactcgtaatgaccatagcgagtcctaaatgcagtcttgtgtacatcttcatctctgacccttagctgatgatagcccgaccttaagtcgatttttgagaagtagctcgctccttgcagctggtcgaacagatcatcgatcctcggcaaaggatatctgttctttatggtaactttatttagctctcgatagtcgatgcacaaccgcatcgatccgtccttcttctttacaaataggactggtgctccccagggagatgaactaggtctaataaaacctttcgccagcagttcatccaactgggtcctcagttctttcatttccgttggagctagcctgtaaggtgctcttgctatcggagccgctccaggaatgatgtctattctgaactccacttgtctatctggtggcaatccaggtagttcttcgggaaaaacttcgaggtattcagaaatgacaggaagatcctctatcttcggcttaggttcttcaattataacctgagccatgtaaattacacagcctctgttcaagcacctagaagctttcagcatagatacgtcttcgggtaatccgtactgcgtatctcctcgaatggtaagagattcaccactcggagtctttaatactatatgccttttgccgcaaatgatttgggcctgattacgggataaccagtccatgtcttgcacaatgtcaaaacccgctaatttgaagggaagtagagataaaggaaaagaatggttcctaatggacatttcacatccttctagaacagttgagacggtttctatcgtgccgtctgctaactctacttcgtatttcgcatcaagggttttgataggcatatttagtagttggcaaaatttctggtctacaaaggatttatcagcgccagaatcgaacagtactcttgcaaatatattatttacgagaaaagtacctgtaagcacgttgtcgttctggaccgcttcctttgcatccatgcgaaaaactctcgcatttgacttctttgtttcttccgccttcttggcatacttagggcagttactcttgatgtgccctttttcattacaaccatagcaggttgcatccttgattttcttgcactccacagtcttatgatccttggacttgcatagtccacaggaaggagtctttgattgcgactgtgagtttgatgcaaatctgcatttcccagagtggggtttcttgcagatcttgcagttgggcctttcaccagcttgcccatccttctttgcctccgaccctcttttgccttcaccgcttccacggtgcttcttccctgatcttcgtgaggtatcatcctcacgttttctcttctcggcctccttgttccttagtgtcctcagacggacagcgtctaaggtaagagacaaggaaaggtcagtaactgacctgaaggtcgtcggccgagaggcctttacactcgcctttattgcaggctccaagcccccaatgaaacgtgcaattcttcggggttctggtgtcacaaggtatgggattaggcgagacatcgtattgaagctcgtcaaatatgcctggcagtccaggtttgccatcaccagtgacacaaagtcagcctcgatcttctcaacctcatgctgagggcagtagttttccttaatgagagcaataaattcctcccatgtcattttgtacaaagcagacttaccagatgcctgcaccaacgccctccaccatgccagggcctcgcccttgaatgattgggacacatacttcaccacatccctcgctgcacacccgctgatgtccactatagtgtccatctcatctagccaggtgatacaatcaacagcacttttctcccctgtaaattcccggggcttacaagatacaaagtatttgtaagtgcaaccctttgcatttgatgcatcagtatattctctatcgcgatgaacgctgttctcagtggacgagtgcttgtcgtcatctttcttgggttgagagggtggtttggagtgtgtctttggtttagagggtggttttgacacggttctgccttgggactcagtatattgacgatcaagagctgcctgaacagcattgtcaatcagagccttcagttgtgcgcctgtcaaatgtactggcgtattgtcgtattcatcatcattagtatggctattctctccgttgggatccgccat from Helianthus annuus cultivar XRQ/B chromosome 7, HanXRQr2.0-SUNRISE, whole genome shotgun sequence includes the following:
- the LOC118480281 gene encoding uncharacterized protein LOC118480281, which gives rise to MQKLVTAEELHSVELVLSVGPTLEEDKGKKQTRGRKNTKPKQVPKQVIPKGLNELLYKTIEQARIRGEKRCAELGDKFCSPYCNRVVNMHEALLTQELSVIRFTFATFADLQEEFYRSKTEVATFNVS